A stretch of Amycolatopsis balhimycina FH 1894 DNA encodes these proteins:
- a CDS encoding STAS domain-containing protein has product MTTALTVVAGPGEDGNRVLTATGEIDMSNAAEFGAALDRELAARTAVTLDLTGVTYLDSAGIAVLFDRADGHDLRLVAPRLLDRVLRISGLPRVTKVMIR; this is encoded by the coding sequence GTGACGACGGCACTCACGGTGGTCGCCGGCCCGGGCGAGGACGGGAACCGGGTCCTGACCGCCACGGGGGAGATCGACATGAGCAACGCCGCGGAGTTCGGCGCGGCCCTGGACCGCGAGCTGGCGGCACGGACCGCCGTCACCCTGGACCTGACCGGGGTGACCTACCTCGACAGCGCCGGGATCGCGGTGCTCTTCGACCGGGCCGACGGGCACGACCTGCGGCTGGTGGCGCCGCGGCTGCTCGACCGGGTGCTGCGGATCTCCGGGCTGCCCCGGGTGACGAAGGTGATGATCCGCTGA